In Saimiri boliviensis isolate mSaiBol1 chromosome 12, mSaiBol1.pri, whole genome shotgun sequence, one genomic interval encodes:
- the SPOCK2 gene encoding testican-2 isoform X1 gives MCAPGCGRLVLPLLFLAAAALAEGDAKGLKEGETPGNFMEDEQWLSSISQYSGKIKHWNRFRDDDYIKSWEDNQQGDEALDTTKDPCQKVKCSRHKVCIAQGYQRAMCISRKKLEHRIKQPTVKLHGNKDSICKPCHMAQLASVCGSDGHTYSSVCKLEQQACLSSKQLAVRCEGPCPCPTEQAATSTADGKPETCTGQDLADLGDRLRDWFQLLHENSKQNGSASSAASPASGLDKSLGASCKDSIGWMFSKLDTSADLFLDQTELAAINLDKYEVCIRPFFNSCDTYKDGRVSTAEWCFCFWREKPPCLAELERVQIQEAAKKKPGVFIPSCDEDGYYRQMQCDQSSGDCWCVDQLGLELTGTRTHGSPDCDDIVGFSGDFGSGVGWEDEEEKETEEAGEEAEEEEGEAGEADDGGYIW, from the exons TATTCCTGGCCGCGGCAGCCCTGGCCGAAGGCGACGCCAAGGGGCTCAAGGAGGGTGAGACCCCTGGCAATTTCATGGAGGACGAGCAATGGCTGTCATCCATCTCGCAATACAGCGGCAAGATCAAGCACTGGAACCGCTTCCGAGAC GACGACTACATCAAGAGCTGGGAGGACAATCAGCAAGGAGATGAAG CCCTGGACACCACCAAGGACCCCTGCCAGAAGGTGAAGTGCAGCCGCCACAAGGTGTGCATCGCCCAGGGCTACCAGCGGGCCATGTGCATCAGTCGCAAGAAGCTGGAGCACAG GATCAAGCAGCCCACCGTGAAACTCCATGGAAACAAAGACTCCATCTGCAAGCCCTGCCACATGGCCCAGCTTGCCTCCGTCTGCGGCTCAGATGGCCACACTTACAGCTCTGTG TGTAAGCTGGAGCAGCAGGCCTGCCTGAGCAGCAAGCAGCTGGCGGTGCGATGCGagggcccctgcccctgccccacggAGCAGGCTGCCACCTCCACCGCTGATGGCAAACCAG AGACCTGCACCGGTCAGGACCTGGCTGACCTGGGAGATCGGCTGCGGGACTGGTTCCAGCTCCTTCACGAGAACTCCAAGCAGAATGGCTCAGCCAGCAGCGCAGCCAGCCCTGCCAGCG GACTGGACAAGAGCCTGGGGGCCAGCTGCAAGGACTCCATTGGCTGGATGTTCTCCAAGTTGGACACCAGTGCCGACCTCTTCCTGGACCAGACGGAGCTGGCTGCCATCAACCTGGACAAGTACGAGGTCTGCATCCGCCCCTTCTTCAACTCCTGTGACACCTACAAGGATGGCCGGGTCTCCACTGCCGAGTGGTGCTTCTGCTTCTGGAGGGAGA AGCCCCCCTGCCTGGCAGAGCTGGAGCGCGTCCAGATCCAGGAGGCTGCCAAGAAGAAACCAG GAGTCTTCATCCCGAGCTGTGATGAGGACGGCTACTACCGGCAGATGCAGTGTGACCAGAGCAGCGGTGACTGCTGGTGTGTGGACCAGCTGGGCCTGGAGCTGACCGGCACCCGCACACATGGGAGCCCTGACTGCG ATGACATCGTGGGTTTCTCGGGGGACTTTGGGAGCGGTGTCGgctgggaggatgaggaggagaaggagacgGAGGAAGCAGGcgaggaggccgaggaggaggagggcgaGGCAGGCGAGGCTGACGACGGGGGCTACATCTGGTAG
- the SPOCK2 gene encoding testican-2 isoform X2, with protein sequence MMRQRTPGTLEGLTRTSPSLSLSPSVSHGLPLFPDLQEVEDDYIKSWEDNQQGDEALDTTKDPCQKVKCSRHKVCIAQGYQRAMCISRKKLEHRIKQPTVKLHGNKDSICKPCHMAQLASVCGSDGHTYSSVCKLEQQACLSSKQLAVRCEGPCPCPTEQAATSTADGKPETCTGQDLADLGDRLRDWFQLLHENSKQNGSASSAASPASGLDKSLGASCKDSIGWMFSKLDTSADLFLDQTELAAINLDKYEVCIRPFFNSCDTYKDGRVSTAEWCFCFWREKPPCLAELERVQIQEAAKKKPGVFIPSCDEDGYYRQMQCDQSSGDCWCVDQLGLELTGTRTHGSPDCDDIVGFSGDFGSGVGWEDEEEKETEEAGEEAEEEEGEAGEADDGGYIW encoded by the exons ATGATGAGGCAGAGGACCCCAGGAACGCTAGAGGGCCTCACACGGacatccccatctctctccctttctccctctgtttcccatgGCCTGCCGCTGTTCCCTGAtctccaggaagtggag GACGACTACATCAAGAGCTGGGAGGACAATCAGCAAGGAGATGAAG CCCTGGACACCACCAAGGACCCCTGCCAGAAGGTGAAGTGCAGCCGCCACAAGGTGTGCATCGCCCAGGGCTACCAGCGGGCCATGTGCATCAGTCGCAAGAAGCTGGAGCACAG GATCAAGCAGCCCACCGTGAAACTCCATGGAAACAAAGACTCCATCTGCAAGCCCTGCCACATGGCCCAGCTTGCCTCCGTCTGCGGCTCAGATGGCCACACTTACAGCTCTGTG TGTAAGCTGGAGCAGCAGGCCTGCCTGAGCAGCAAGCAGCTGGCGGTGCGATGCGagggcccctgcccctgccccacggAGCAGGCTGCCACCTCCACCGCTGATGGCAAACCAG AGACCTGCACCGGTCAGGACCTGGCTGACCTGGGAGATCGGCTGCGGGACTGGTTCCAGCTCCTTCACGAGAACTCCAAGCAGAATGGCTCAGCCAGCAGCGCAGCCAGCCCTGCCAGCG GACTGGACAAGAGCCTGGGGGCCAGCTGCAAGGACTCCATTGGCTGGATGTTCTCCAAGTTGGACACCAGTGCCGACCTCTTCCTGGACCAGACGGAGCTGGCTGCCATCAACCTGGACAAGTACGAGGTCTGCATCCGCCCCTTCTTCAACTCCTGTGACACCTACAAGGATGGCCGGGTCTCCACTGCCGAGTGGTGCTTCTGCTTCTGGAGGGAGA AGCCCCCCTGCCTGGCAGAGCTGGAGCGCGTCCAGATCCAGGAGGCTGCCAAGAAGAAACCAG GAGTCTTCATCCCGAGCTGTGATGAGGACGGCTACTACCGGCAGATGCAGTGTGACCAGAGCAGCGGTGACTGCTGGTGTGTGGACCAGCTGGGCCTGGAGCTGACCGGCACCCGCACACATGGGAGCCCTGACTGCG ATGACATCGTGGGTTTCTCGGGGGACTTTGGGAGCGGTGTCGgctgggaggatgaggaggagaaggagacgGAGGAAGCAGGcgaggaggccgaggaggaggagggcgaGGCAGGCGAGGCTGACGACGGGGGCTACATCTGGTAG